One Solanum pennellii chromosome 9, SPENNV200 DNA segment encodes these proteins:
- the LOC107030883 gene encoding probable transcriptional regulator RABBIT EARS yields the protein MENDFPNSSNSQKYQIIWGPDGGKISQVKCYRCSFCKRGFSNAQALGGHMNIHRKDRAKLREISIETSEYIKKSVSPSSPDHIQVLSSTDELILQHDISSDDMSNNPSKRPCVTLEEQHHNHHHHHHISKEKDENHELIIGDVLQLPLFVDSPSKEEINKGMQLSVDDSKLDLELRLGPEP from the coding sequence ATGGAGAATGATTTTCCTAATTCTTCCAACTCCCAAAAATACCAAATAATATGGGGTCCTGATGGAGGCAAAATAAGCCAAGTTAAGTGTTATAGATGTAGCTTTTGTAAAAGAGGTTTCTCTAATGCACAAGCTCTAGGTGGACACATGAATATCCATAGAAAAGATAGAGCCAAGCTTAGAGAAATCTCGATCGAGACTTCAGAATATATCAAGAAGTCTGTCAGTCCTTCTTCTCCCGATCATATTCAAGTACTATCCAGTACCGATGAATTAATATTGCAACACGATATATCTAGCGATGACATGAGTAACAACCCCTCGAAAAGGCCATGTGTTACACTTGAAGAacaacatcataatcatcatcatcatcatcatatttcgaaagaaaaagatgaaaatcaTGAATTGATTATAGGTGATGTTTTACAATTACCTTTGTTTGTGGACTCTCCatcaaaagaagaaattaaTAAGGGCATGCAATTGAGTGTTGATGATTCAAAATTGGACCTTGAGCTTCGATTAGGACCAGAACCAtag